A genomic segment from Gadus morhua chromosome 4, gadMor3.0, whole genome shotgun sequence encodes:
- the scarb2c gene encoding lysosome membrane protein 2c produces MMRRCLLSEQQNKKPRYFTSARLLLLLLLSELALISRCHTYFIDKMLRSCCAYSLGLFSILILIAGISLVLSSVFPNVLNSMVKKEVVLKNGTDSFEAWKNPPPPVYMQFYFFNLTNPLEVLDGDRPAVIERGPYTYREYRPMEEVFFLENGTKVSAVNPKTYIFQANMSIGPESDLIRTVNIPAVTVMEKFKHSLLANLISAFMVSSGEGLFTTRTVGELLWGYEDAFLKAAKSIVPELDDMFGLFYKANATDDGQYVFFTGETNYTDFARVDAWKNERQLDWWTSPQCNMINGTNGAFFHPLVTKDETLYMFSSDLCRSMYATYVEDVTVKELPGYRFSPPSSVFANLTVNPDNAGFCVPKGNCLGSGVLNVSACKQGAPIIMSSPHFYQADEQYVNDVFGMKPDKEQHQTTIDINPFTGIVMRAAKRLQINVMVEKLSAFRQTGNVRTVIIPVAYLNESVLIDDESAQKLQAVIALRNVVVNIPFMLIGLGILIGLVFMCVICRQKGIESSAAERQPLLNS; encoded by the exons ATGATGAGGCGGTGCCTGCTGTCAGAGCAGCAAAACAAAAAGCCTCGATACTTTACATCagcaaggctgctgctgctgctgctgctaagcGAGCTAGCCCTAATCTCTCGGTGTCACACTTACTTTATCGACAAAATGCTGAGGTCTTGCTGTGCCTACAGCCTGGGCTTGTTCTCCATTCTTATCCTGATTGCAGGGATCTCTCTGGTTTTGTCCAGTGTGTTTCCAAACGTCCTCAACTCGATGGTGAAGAAG GAAGTGGTGTTGAAGAATGGAACTGACTCATTTGAAGCCTGGAAGAATCCACCGCCTCCTGTTTACATGCAGTTCTATTTCTTTAATCTGACAAATCCCCTCGAAGTTTTGGATGGGGACAGGCCAGCTGTTATTGAGAGGGGGCCATACACATACAG AGAGTACCGGCCCATGGAGGAAGTGTTTTTTTTGGAGAACGGCACCAAGGTGTCCGCGGTCAACCCCAAGACCTACATCTTCCAGGCGAACATGTCCATAGGCCCGGAGAGCGACCTCATCCGGACGGTGAACATCCCGGCCGTG acgGTAATGGAGAAGTTCAAGCACAGCCTATTGGCGAACCTGATCTCGGCATTCATGGTCTCGAGCGGCGAGGGCCTCTTCACCACGCGCACGGTGGGGGAGCTGCTGTGGGGCTACGAGGACGCCTTCCTCAAGGCCGCCAAGTCCATCGTACCCGAGTTGGACGACATGTTCGGTCTCTTCTACAAG GCCAATGCTACTGATGATGGACAATATGTTTTCTTCACTGGTGAAACAAACTACACTGACTTTGCTAGAGTCGATGCGTGGAAGAATGAAAG GCAGCTGGACTGGTGGACGTCGCCCCAGTGCAACATGATCAACGGCACCAACGGGGCCTTCTTCCACCCCTTGGTCACCAAGGACGAGACGCTCTACATGTTCTCCTCCGATCTCTGCAG GTCCATGTATGCCACGTACGTTGAGGACGTAACTGTGAAGGAGCTCCCCGGGTACCGCTTCTCGCCGCCCAGCAGTGTGTTCGCTAACCTGACGGTGAACCCGGACAACGCAGGGTTCTGTGTCCCTAAGGGGAACTGCCTGGGATCCGGGGTGCTCAACGTCAGCGCGTGTAAACAAG GTGCTCCCATCATCATGTCCTCACCACACTTCTACCAGGCGGATGAGCAGTACGTGAATGACGTGTTCGGGATGAAACCGGACAAAGAGCAGCACCAGACCACTATCGACATCAACCCG TTTACTGGGATTGTCATGCGGGCGGCTAAGAGGCTACAGATCAACGTGATGGTGGAGAAGCTCTCTGCCTTCAG GCAAACGGGAAATGTAAGGACAGTGATTATTCCAGTCGCGTATCTAAATGAG AGCGTTCTCATTGACGATGAGTCGGCCCAAAAACTCCAGGCTGTCATCGCCTTGAGGAACGTGGTGGTGAACATTCCGTTCATGCTCATTGGTCTGGGCATCCTCATAGGCTTGGTCTTCATGTGTGTCATCTGTCGTCAGAAGGGCATAGAG AGCTCAGCGGCAGAGCGACAGCCCCTGCTGAACTCGTAG
- the LOC115542005 gene encoding liver-expressed antimicrobial peptide 2 yields the protein MQALVFKITVVFLLLSVVPDFQVQGLPLPTELDGLLQRTRRSLLWRWNTLKPVGGSCRAHTECGTNYCSRNNICTFWFNSP from the exons ATGCAGGCCCTGGTGTTCAAGATCacagttgtttttcttttgctgtCGGTGGTGCCGGACTTCCAG GTCCAGGGACTGCCGCTGCCCACTGAGCTCGATGGTCTGCTCCAGAGGACCAGACGCTCCCTGCTGTGGCGCTGGAACACACTCAAACCAGTAGGGGGCAGCTGTCGGGCTCACACAGAGTGTGGCACCAACTACTGCAGCAG AAACAACATCTGTACCTTCTGGTTCAACTCTCCCTGA